In one window of Gymnogyps californianus isolate 813 chromosome 7, ASM1813914v2, whole genome shotgun sequence DNA:
- the DUSP19 gene encoding dual specificity protein phosphatase 19 → MHSLAREIRSFSRANLRKQRTRVTTLTGRRIIETWRGACLQVEEEAEAAPGGGGYVQDLSADLQVGVVKPWLLLGSQDAAHDLETMKKYKVTHVLNVAYGVQNAFLNDFIYKTISILDLPETDITSYFPECFEFIEKAKIQDGVVLVHCNAGVSRAAAVVIGFLMNSERLSFARAFSLVKNARPAACPNPGFMEQLHKYQEQTIKANGSVNDHN, encoded by the exons aTGCACTCCCTCGCCCGGGAGATCCGCAGCTTCTCCAGGGCCAACCTGCGGAAGCAGCGCACCCGCGTGACGACGCTGACCGGCAGGAGGATCATCGAGACGTGGCGCGGCGCCTGCCtgcaggtggaggaggaggcggaggcggcgcccggcggcggcggttACGTGCAGGACCTCAGCGCCGACCTCCAGGTCGGCGTCGTGAAGCCCTGGTTGCTGCTGG GGTCGCAGGATGCTGCTCACGACCTGGAGACGATGAAAAAGTATAAG GTTACTCATGTTCTAAATGTGGCATACGGAGTCCAAAATGCCTTCCTCAATGACTTTATATACAAGACCATTTCTATTCTGGACCTCCCAGAAACTGATATTACCTCCTATTTCCCAGAATGTTTTGAATTTATTGAGAAAGCCAAGATCCAG GACGGTGTGGTACTGGTCCACTGTAATGCAGGAGTCTCCCGTGCAGCGGCAGTAGTCATTGGTTTTCTAATGAATTCAGAAAGACTGAGTTTTGCTAGAGCCTTTTCCTTGGTGAAAAATGCAAGGCCTGCGGCTTGTCCAAATCCTGGCTTCATGGAGCAGCTTCACAAGTACCAAGAACAGACTATAAAGGCAAATGGAAGCGTAAATGATCACAACTGA